Proteins from a genomic interval of Schistosoma mansoni strain Puerto Rico chromosome 6, complete genome:
- a CDS encoding venom allergen-like (VAL) 3 protein, with protein sequence MKGEVYDTEFTCEDNIKMTKGINMTASSTETRYHRMEWDDELAAAAQRWSKKCNPFEEEPIGNVGKWNSVGRNSVIQSELAEFPKCWIVVIVHVVELLHIGWKNRTFINTIQTSVVQRLGAIVTSRYVYTQIM encoded by the exons ATGAAAGGAGAAG TCTATGATACTGAATTCACATGTGAGGACAATATCAAAATGACCAAAGGCATAAATATGACTGCGTCTTCGACCGAAACCAGATATCACAGAATG GAGTGGGACGATGAACTGGCTGCCGCTGCTCAACGTTGGTCTAAAAAATGCAATCCATTTGAAGAAGAACCGATTGGAAATGTTGGTAAATGGAATTCAGTAGGTCGGAATTCCGTTATTCAATCCGAGTTGGCAGA GTTTCCCAAATGTTGGATTGTTGTGATTGTGCATGTTGTAGAGCTGTTGCATATTGGATGGAAGAATCGAACATTTATAAACACAATACAGACTTCTGTAGTTCAACGTTTGGGTGCAATAGTTACAAGCAGGTATGTGTATACACAAATTATGTGA
- a CDS encoding venom allergen-like (VAL) 15 protein — MCTDHCTRLIYSSSYWKAIHFEMTVKCQSSLTALTTLCLLVCCGVHAAMDNATREKLLKLHNNARISVMHGQLEGQPIATSIKPLKWNMELEKKAQMLADTCYFGPDSAIERKVPGFTNVGQNWAGASTVEIGFQRWLNEYKNYDFFNRLCLVGRCSHYTQIVWENTTDIGCGVATCPHSPFKLSIVCNYGPGGGCPRQFPYSVKGLYRQWTIKYGRKWYSWRYGRRCHREYVKQRCNHTNERQLNQTPVIQTKGYKLIKQYLCPNKQKV; from the exons ATGTGCACGGACCACTGTACACGTCTAATTTATTCATCAAGTTATTGGAAGGCAATCCATTTCGAGATGACTGTGAAATGTCAGTCATCATTAACAGCGCTGACGACACTATGCCTTCTTGTATGTTGTGGTGTTCATGCAGCGATGGACAATGCCACCAGAGAGAAGCTGTTAAAGCTGCATAACAATGCAAGGATATCAGTGATGCATGGACAGTTGGAAGGACAACCTATTGCCACATCAATAAAACCATTA AAATGGAACATGGAGTTGGAGAAGAAAGCGCAAATGCTGGCTGACACATGTTACTTTGGACCGGATAGTGCAATAGAACGCAAAGTACCAGGCTTTACTAACGTCGGACAAAATTGGGCTGGTGCCAGTACAGTTGAAAT TGGGTTCCAACGATGGCTGAATGAATACAAGAATTACGATTTCTTCAACCGACTGTGTCTTGTTGGTCGGTGTAGTCACTACACACAG ATCGTGTGGGAGAACACTACAGATATCGGATGTGGTGTTGCTACATGTCCTCATTCCCCATTCAAACTAAGCATTGTGTGCAATTATGGTCCAGG AGGTGGATGCCCACGTCAATTTCCGTATAGTGTAAAGGGTCTATACAGACAATGGACTATAAAGTATGGCAGAAAATGGTATAGCTGGAGATACGGAAGAAGATGTCATCGGGAATACGTGAAACAAAGGTGTAATCATACAAATGAAAGACAACTGAATCAGACACCTGTAATTCAAACGAAGGGGTACAAACTCATAAAACAATACCTCTGCCCGAATAAACAAAAAGTGTGA